TGCAGTTCCTGCAGGAGGGCGACCTGAACGGCTTCGTCCAGGTCGACTGGGCGAACATCGTGTTCCAGGACCTGGGCACCGTTGCCAACGAGGACATGACCTGGGGCACCGTGAAGACCCTGTACCGGTAATCGGCAGAACTTCACTTCCGCTCTTAGGGGGAGACCCGGCGCAAGCCGGGTCTCCTGTCGTCGAGGGAGGCTGTTGCCCGTTCCCCGCAGGTGGGTTAACGTTCGGCGATCATCGACGCGGAGGGATGTCATGACGGGCGGCGATCCCAGGCTCTTCCGGCACGGCGAGGTGCGCGTGACCGTCGACCCCGACGGCTTCATGGTCCACCCCGACGACTGGACCCCCGCGATCGGCACGGCCTTCGCCGCGGCCGACGGCCTGACCGAGCTGACCGCCGAGCACTGGCGGGTCTTGGAATACCTGCGCGCCTACTGGCTCCGCCTCGACCGGGCTCCGATGGTCCGCCGGCTCTGCCAGGAGAC
The sequence above is drawn from the bacterium genome and encodes:
- a CDS encoding TusE/DsrC/DsvC family sulfur relay protein, coding for MTGGDPRLFRHGEVRVTVDPDGFMVHPDDWTPAIGTAFAAADGLTELTAEHWRVLEYLRAYWLRLDRAPMVRRLCQET